In Bacillus cereus ATCC 14579, a single window of DNA contains:
- a CDS encoding ATP-binding protein: MVLKLKKLKLQPRITLTISTLILVVLLLTSYLFYYILSETVEEQIGKRALHVAKTVAAIPEIQEAFQKENPASIIQPIAEKIRMDTEADFIVVGNKEGIRYAHPERDKIGEKMVGGDNKGVLLEGKSYVSKATGSLGPSLRGKVPIRNQENEIIGVVSVGFSMADIHGAVEVYGKRVFWITIIGLLIGVIGSIYLAASIKRMMFGMEPEEISSLYEEHSTVIQSVREGIIVIDKNGMISLVNQAAYDILSLDKQQNIIGEFILNVIPNSTILDVLQTGEEQFDRQLNIKGQAVIANRLPIKVKNKVTGVVSSLRLKSEMDQLTAELSQTKQYTEALRAQAHEYNNLLYTLSGLIQLESYEDALELIHKETAVYQDFVQFIMKRIQNPWLGGILIGFYNRARELKIDFMLDRESGLEKLSPHIESNYVVSILGNLITNAFEAIEKNEENDKKVRMFVTDIGEEILIEVEDSGQGIHDEIITSIFYKGFSTKEGGERGYGLAKVKELVEDLNGSIAIEKGDLGGALFIIALPKERGE, translated from the coding sequence ATGGTTTTGAAATTAAAAAAATTAAAACTCCAACCGAGAATTACATTAACTATTAGTACACTTATTTTAGTGGTACTTCTGCTAACGAGTTATTTATTTTATTACATATTATCTGAAACGGTAGAAGAGCAAATTGGGAAACGGGCTTTGCATGTTGCGAAAACAGTTGCCGCGATACCAGAAATTCAGGAAGCTTTTCAAAAAGAAAATCCAGCTTCTATTATTCAGCCAATCGCAGAAAAAATTCGAATGGATACAGAGGCTGACTTCATTGTAGTTGGAAACAAAGAGGGGATTCGTTATGCGCATCCTGAGCGAGATAAAATAGGAGAAAAAATGGTTGGCGGAGATAATAAAGGCGTTTTATTAGAAGGAAAATCATATGTTTCGAAAGCAACTGGATCATTAGGCCCTTCATTACGCGGAAAAGTTCCAATCCGTAATCAGGAAAATGAAATCATTGGTGTGGTGTCTGTTGGATTTTCAATGGCTGATATTCATGGAGCGGTAGAAGTGTATGGAAAGCGTGTATTTTGGATTACAATAATAGGGCTATTAATTGGAGTAATTGGCTCTATATATTTAGCGGCAAGTATAAAAAGAATGATGTTCGGGATGGAACCAGAAGAAATTTCATCTTTATATGAAGAGCATAGTACAGTGATTCAATCTGTACGTGAAGGGATTATTGTAATCGATAAAAATGGCATGATTAGTTTAGTCAATCAAGCAGCTTATGATATTCTTTCGCTAGATAAACAACAAAATATTATTGGGGAATTTATTTTAAATGTAATTCCTAATTCAACGATACTAGATGTACTTCAAACTGGTGAAGAACAGTTTGATCGCCAATTAAATATAAAAGGACAGGCTGTTATTGCGAACCGTCTACCTATTAAAGTAAAGAATAAAGTAACTGGCGTTGTATCGAGCTTACGTTTGAAATCTGAAATGGATCAGTTAACAGCAGAATTATCTCAGACGAAGCAATATACAGAGGCATTACGAGCGCAAGCGCACGAATATAATAATTTATTGTATACGCTTTCAGGTCTTATTCAATTAGAATCATACGAAGATGCTTTAGAGCTTATTCATAAGGAAACAGCGGTATATCAAGATTTTGTTCAATTTATTATGAAGCGGATTCAAAATCCATGGCTAGGTGGAATTTTAATTGGATTTTATAATAGAGCACGAGAGTTGAAGATTGATTTTATGCTAGATAGAGAAAGTGGTTTAGAAAAATTAAGTCCACATATTGAGAGTAATTATGTCGTTTCTATTTTAGGAAATTTAATTACGAATGCATTTGAAGCAATTGAAAAAAATGAAGAGAATGATAAGAAAGTAAGGATGTTTGTAACTGATATTGGAGAAGAAATATTAATTGAAGTGGAAGATTCAGGGCAAGGGATTCATGATGAAATAATTACTAGCATATTCTATAAAGGCTTTTCGACGAAAGAAGGAGGAGAGCGAGGATATGGATTAGCAAAAGTGAAAGAGTTAGTAGAAGATTTAAATGGAAGTATTGCAATTGAAAAAGGGGATTTAGGTGGTGCGTTATTTATTATTGCACTACCGAAAGAGAGAGGCGAATAG
- a CDS encoding response regulator, protein MDEEIEVLIVEDDIRIADIHRRFTEKIEGFKVIGTATTGEQAKEWLELVKPQLVLLDVYLPDMQGTELVTYIRHHLHDTDIIMITAASETDVVRHALRGGVTDYIVKPLMFDRFKASLEGYQKKIIQLKKNNQLSTEQIEYLWSQRGGKGDQIEYAPKGIDPLTLAKIKKHMLTVNEEGITAEVLSSMVGVSRSTARRYLEYLISGKKVHAELIYGSVGRPERRYFLVSS, encoded by the coding sequence ATGGATGAGGAGATTGAAGTATTAATTGTAGAAGATGATATTCGGATTGCTGACATTCATCGTCGTTTTACTGAGAAAATTGAGGGATTTAAAGTAATTGGAACGGCAACGACTGGAGAACAAGCGAAAGAATGGCTAGAGCTTGTGAAGCCACAGCTTGTTTTATTAGATGTGTACTTACCTGATATGCAAGGAACGGAACTTGTCACATATATTAGGCATCATTTGCACGATACAGATATTATTATGATAACAGCGGCATCGGAAACAGATGTAGTGAGGCACGCCCTGCGGGGCGGAGTAACAGATTATATCGTAAAGCCACTAATGTTTGACCGATTTAAAGCAAGTCTGGAAGGCTATCAAAAAAAGATTATACAGTTAAAGAAAAATAATCAATTATCTACGGAGCAAATTGAATATTTATGGTCTCAAAGAGGGGGGAAGGGAGATCAAATAGAATATGCCCCGAAAGGGATAGATCCTTTAACTTTAGCGAAAATAAAAAAGCATATGTTAACAGTTAATGAAGAAGGGATTACAGCAGAGGTGCTAAGTTCAATGGTAGGCGTAAGCCGATCAACTGCAAGGCGTTATTTAGAGTATTTGATATCTGGGAAGAAAGTCCACGCAGAGCTAATATATGGAAGTGTTGGGAGACCCGAGAGACGTTATTTTCTTGTTTCTTCATAA
- a CDS encoding CitMHS family transporter, with protein sequence MLALLGFAMVFVFMFLIMTKRMSALVALILIPSVFALIGGFYADMGPMMLEGIQKLAPTGIMLMFAILYFGIMIDSGLFDPVISKILKFVKGDPLKIVVGTAILTIIVSLDGDGTTTYMITVSAMYPLYKRLGMNPLILAGVVMLGAGVTNLTPWGGPTARVMSALGLEASELFTPLIPGMIAGAIWVVFVAYYLGKKERKRLGIMDVQYLKQMQTMDEQAATVEAAVHKRPKLLWINFLLTATLLVCLILEVMPLPVLFTVAFAIAVMINYPNLEQQKERIASHAGNVLAVVSLVFAAGIFTGILSGTKMVDAMANSVVTLIPDALGPQLPIITALLSMPFTFFMSNDAFYFGVLPILTKAAATYGISAAEMGRASLLGQPVHLLSPLVASTYLLVGMAKVDFGEHQRFTLLWAVGTTMVMLITGIVIGIIPI encoded by the coding sequence ATGTTAGCACTACTTGGATTTGCGATGGTATTTGTCTTTATGTTTTTAATTATGACGAAACGTATGTCAGCGCTAGTAGCATTAATATTAATTCCGAGTGTTTTTGCATTAATTGGCGGATTCTATGCCGATATGGGACCTATGATGTTAGAGGGGATCCAAAAATTAGCACCTACTGGTATTATGCTTATGTTCGCTATTTTATATTTTGGGATTATGATTGATAGCGGTTTATTCGATCCTGTCATTAGTAAGATTTTAAAATTTGTAAAAGGAGATCCTTTAAAAATCGTTGTCGGAACGGCTATATTAACTATTATCGTTTCTCTAGATGGTGATGGTACAACAACATACATGATTACAGTTTCCGCAATGTATCCACTATATAAGCGCCTTGGAATGAACCCCCTCATATTAGCTGGAGTTGTTATGTTAGGGGCAGGGGTAACAAATCTTACACCTTGGGGTGGACCCACAGCTCGTGTTATGAGCGCACTTGGGCTTGAGGCTTCCGAATTATTTACACCTCTTATTCCAGGAATGATTGCTGGTGCAATTTGGGTTGTTTTCGTTGCCTACTATCTTGGAAAAAAAGAAAGAAAACGTTTAGGAATTATGGATGTACAGTATTTAAAACAAATGCAAACAATGGATGAGCAAGCTGCAACTGTCGAAGCAGCAGTGCATAAACGCCCTAAACTTCTATGGATTAACTTTTTATTAACCGCCACATTACTTGTCTGTCTCATACTAGAAGTTATGCCATTACCTGTTTTATTTACAGTCGCTTTTGCTATCGCTGTTATGATTAACTATCCAAACTTAGAGCAACAGAAAGAACGTATTGCTTCTCATGCTGGGAATGTATTAGCAGTTGTTTCTCTCGTATTTGCTGCCGGTATTTTCACTGGTATTTTATCTGGAACAAAAATGGTAGATGCAATGGCTAACAGTGTAGTAACTCTTATACCAGATGCACTTGGACCACAATTGCCAATTATTACAGCACTTCTCAGTATGCCATTCACATTTTTCATGTCTAATGATGCATTTTACTTCGGGGTATTACCTATTTTGACGAAAGCTGCTGCTACTTACGGAATTAGTGCAGCTGAAATGGGACGTGCTTCCTTACTTGGGCAACCCGTTCACTTATTAAGTCCTCTTGTCGCTTCCACTTATTTATTGGTCGGAATGGCAAAAGTTGATTTCGGTGAACATCAACGCTTCACTTTATTGTGGGCCGTTGGAACGACAATGGTTATGTTAATTACCGGAATTGTAATTGGGATTATTCCAATATAA
- a CDS encoding nitrous oxide reductase accessory protein NosL, whose protein sequence is MKVKYVVLAICLCFVFTVVGCGKKETAAVAIDEKHDKCDICQIGVTDNQFATEIILENGKALKFDDIGCMYKWMEINSDEKTKEKFVRDYDSKDWISLEDATYVYDKTITTPMAYNVISFKNKKDAESFVSNYKGKVLSYKELAEHKWEMNKEMMGKPKAGNHGGHH, encoded by the coding sequence ATGAAAGTAAAATATGTCGTACTTGCTATATGTTTATGTTTCGTATTTACGGTAGTCGGGTGTGGGAAAAAGGAAACAGCAGCTGTTGCCATTGATGAGAAACATGATAAATGTGATATTTGCCAAATTGGGGTAACAGATAATCAATTTGCAACAGAAATTATTTTAGAAAATGGAAAAGCGTTAAAGTTTGATGATATCGGTTGTATGTATAAATGGATGGAGATCAACTCAGATGAAAAGACGAAAGAGAAATTTGTCCGAGATTATGATTCGAAAGATTGGATTTCGTTAGAAGACGCTACTTACGTATATGATAAAACAATAACGACACCGATGGCTTATAATGTCATTTCATTTAAAAATAAAAAAGATGCAGAGAGCTTTGTATCTAACTATAAGGGGAAAGTTCTTTCGTATAAAGAGCTAGCAGAGCATAAATGGGAAATGAATAAAGAGATGATGGGGAAACCGAAAGCAGGAAATCATGGTGGACATCATTAA
- a CDS encoding ankyrin repeat domain-containing protein codes for MYSRRVIVCDGGMVKKTLSFIGAVVVRKQKILLCILLGLLMTVVACDKQEEPESKPVHVKNEKKKEKHKEQEESKEEKSINLMDKQLLLSATLGDTETAMKLIQDGANINVEGDNGETPVLAATYQNHVETVKALIGAGANIEIKDEKKSNPLLYASREGYTDIVKVLINAGVNTKETTRSGGTALISASERGHVEVVKELLEHTDIDVNYKNERGGTALLEAIVLGNGSENHKKVIQLLIDHGADVNMANKEHLTPLQYAEKRGFKDIVNMLRVAGANEVVQPQQPVE; via the coding sequence ATGTACTCAAGAAGAGTTATTGTATGTGATGGAGGAATGGTTAAGAAAACATTATCTTTCATAGGAGCTGTAGTTGTGAGAAAACAAAAAATTTTATTATGTATTTTATTAGGACTTTTAATGACGGTAGTGGCTTGCGATAAGCAAGAAGAACCAGAATCGAAACCGGTTCATGTGAAAAATGAGAAGAAAAAAGAGAAGCATAAAGAACAGGAAGAATCTAAAGAAGAGAAAAGTATAAATTTAATGGACAAACAGTTGTTACTTTCAGCTACTCTTGGAGACACAGAGACAGCTATGAAGTTGATTCAGGATGGAGCGAATATAAACGTAGAAGGTGACAACGGAGAAACGCCTGTCCTTGCAGCGACGTACCAAAATCATGTAGAGACAGTTAAAGCATTAATTGGTGCAGGTGCTAATATTGAAATTAAAGATGAGAAAAAAAGTAATCCACTTCTTTATGCAAGTAGAGAAGGATATACGGATATTGTAAAAGTATTAATTAATGCAGGAGTTAATACGAAAGAAACGACTAGGTCAGGTGGGACAGCACTTATTTCTGCATCTGAGCGTGGCCATGTAGAGGTTGTTAAAGAATTATTAGAGCATACAGATATTGATGTGAATTATAAAAATGAACGTGGTGGAACAGCGTTATTAGAAGCAATTGTATTAGGAAATGGTAGTGAAAACCATAAGAAAGTAATTCAATTACTTATTGATCACGGTGCAGATGTAAACATGGCTAACAAGGAACATCTGACGCCACTGCAATACGCTGAAAAAAGAGGTTTTAAAGATATTGTAAATATGTTGAGGGTAGCTGGAGCGAATGAAGTAGTACAGCCACAACAACCAGTAGAGTAA